GATAAAGGTAGGATATCCGATAACAATAATGATGATTATGTCAACCAAGAAGACTACAGTGTACCGACTGTGAACTCTCACGGAAAAATCAAAACAGTGAAATGTAAGCAGTGTAAGTTGGTCTTCAAGACCAAACTCGAATTTTGGACGCACCAGAGGGAGCATATAAAACCCGAGAGAAGATTGGAGTGCGTGAAGTGCCCATTTGTGACGGAATATAAACACCATTTGGAATACCATATCAGAAATCATGGGGGTGAAAAGCCCTTCCAATGTAAAGAATGCGATTATAAATGTGTTAACAAATCCATGCTGAATTCTCACATGAAGTCACATTCAAACATTTACCAGTACAGATGCGCCAGTTGTCACTACTCTTCCAAATATTGCCATTCATTGAAACTGCATCTTCGAAAATACAATCACCAGCCAGCTATGGTATTGAATCCTGATGGTACTCCCAATCCTCTTCCTGTTATCGATGTGTATGGTACAAGAAGAGGGCCAAAGGTAAAGACAACAAATGCAGAAGAAGAAGCTTTGATGTCATCTGCTAAGAGAACCAGAACCGAGAATCATCCACCTGCAATGTTTCCACCACCACAGGTTCATCAAGGAATGGCCGGCATGATGCCTCTTCATCTTATGACACAAAACCCAGATATGCAGTTGAATTTCATGTTGCAACAAGCGTTTCTGATGCAATGCACCTTCCAAAACCTGCAGATGATGAATCAAAGTCCTGGTCTTGTTAGTGCACTAGCATCGGCCTCAAATGACTCAGTTAATATGTCCAGAGAAAACAGCAGCAGTGACCAAGAAGATTCCGCCCTAGACTTATCCAAAGACAAAAGCTCCAACGTCGACAATTCCGAAAACAATAATATCAAATTGGAAACGCCATCCACCACTGACGATGAGGATGATGAGCGATTGAGGTTATTGTACCAGGTTAAGGTGCAACATGATGTGGACGATACACCGGCAGAAGATCCAAATGCCCCAACGCCTCCAGCTGAATATAATCCACCAGCATCTTCGGCAGAGTCATTGAGGTGTCCACA
The nucleotide sequence above comes from Coccinella septempunctata chromosome 4, icCocSept1.1, whole genome shotgun sequence. Encoded proteins:
- the LOC123311408 gene encoding protein hunchback isoform X2 is translated as MVCERNPRSPSERRDSGVHSSSEGHVSPPSSDESDRYMIPREQSSYAYANNHQNHNPTTMPSNSPPIIPVSIKEEITSDDEKERSTSTHSEFSTDTNALQNLQMSVEKNLNISSPEPSDKGRISDNNNDDYVNQEDYSVPTVNSHGKIKTVKCKQCKLVFKTKLEFWTHQREHIKPERRLECVKCPFVTEYKHHLEYHIRNHGGEKPFQCKECDYKCVNKSMLNSHMKSHSNIYQYRCASCHYSSKYCHSLKLHLRKYNHQPAMVLNPDGTPNPLPVIDVYGTRRGPKVKTTNAEEEALMSSAKRTRTENHPPAMFPPPQVHQGMAGMMPLHLMTQNPDMQLNFMLQQAFLMQCTFQNLQMMNQSPGLVSALASASNDSVNMSRENSSSDQEDSALDLSKDKSSNVDNSENNNIKLETPSTTDDEDDERLRLLYQVKVQHDVDDTPAEDPNAPTPPAEYNPPASSAESLRCPHCCITFDDMALFTIHMRFHNFSDPFTCNSCGQKCENKIEFTVHIFSRPH
- the LOC123311408 gene encoding protein hunchback isoform X1, with amino-acid sequence MVSCPVITIANVCDFSKEFLQIEFVFHQFVVITLREIEDSALCFLYQRKLEQSDKWFVRAHDSNMKDCFEMSPTCLTSGYPHPLREFPMMNMGMPSPHITWGYPPMYQRNPRSPSERRDSGVHSSSEGHVSPPSSDESDRYMIPREQSSYAYANNHQNHNPTTMPSNSPPIIPVSIKEEITSDDEKERSTSTHSEFSTDTNALQNLQMSVEKNLNISSPEPSDKGRISDNNNDDYVNQEDYSVPTVNSHGKIKTVKCKQCKLVFKTKLEFWTHQREHIKPERRLECVKCPFVTEYKHHLEYHIRNHGGEKPFQCKECDYKCVNKSMLNSHMKSHSNIYQYRCASCHYSSKYCHSLKLHLRKYNHQPAMVLNPDGTPNPLPVIDVYGTRRGPKVKTTNAEEEALMSSAKRTRTENHPPAMFPPPQVHQGMAGMMPLHLMTQNPDMQLNFMLQQAFLMQCTFQNLQMMNQSPGLVSALASASNDSVNMSRENSSSDQEDSALDLSKDKSSNVDNSENNNIKLETPSTTDDEDDERLRLLYQVKVQHDVDDTPAEDPNAPTPPAEYNPPASSAESLRCPHCCITFDDMALFTIHMRFHNFSDPFTCNSCGQKCENKIEFTVHIFSRPH